From the genome of Terriglobales bacterium:
CGAGCCGAACAAAGTGATGAACAGCGCTTTCCCGTAACGCAGGTACCAGGGCGTCTCGCCGCTCGCCGGGAGGAATTGGGTGTCCTTCCAGTTGACTTGCAGATTGCGGCTCAGCGCGTTGATGGAGACCGTGGATTGCGTGTCGGGACTGAAGTCCACCGGGATCACGCGCGATGCATCGTAGCCCTCGCCCACCACCTGGATGCGCAGCTTGTGCGGCCCGTCGGGCACCTTCACCGTATGCGAGAACGTGGCCGCTTTCCCGCTCGTCAGCGGTGTCTTGCCGAAGAGTCCGAACCTCTTCTTCGTGCTGCTGAGCTTGCCCGAGTACACCAGCTGGTCGTCGGTCCAGACCCGGATCTCTCCCGAACGGAGGTTGTGCTGGCAGGTCAACTTCAGGGTCGCGGACTTCCCCGTCAGGTACACCACAAAGCCGATCCCGGCCAGCACCAGGGGGAGAGCGATCTTCACCCGCCACGAGAGGCCGCGCAACAAGGCCCAGGCATTCCTCTTCCCTGGCGCAGGAGCTGGCGGCATGGCTTCCGGGGAACTGGTCACGGACGAGGACATCGTTGCCTGAGTGTGCCGCATTTTTCAGTGAGCGACAAGCTACTCCTGGGGTTTCGAAGAAGATGGAGCCGACGATCGGACTTGAACCGATGACCTGTCGATTACGAATCGACTGCTCTACCAACTGAGCTACGTCGGCCCGGCGGAAGGAAGAGACGCAGCAGCGCACCTCTCATCTCGATTTTAGTTGCTTGGGCCGGATGCGTAAAGCAATCCGCCGCCTCTCGCCCTGACCCAGGCCCACGCTGAGTACTGAGTACTCCTTTAGAACGCATCAGCCTCGGCACGTACCCCCGGACGTAATTTGCCCCTGGTTACTGCCGGCTATTCCACAGTTTTTCCACTTGCTAATCCTCAGGCAGTCTCCCCATAATGCATCTTGTTAGGCCACAACCGCATACAGTGACCCGATACGCACGAGCGGACGTCCTGCGGATCCTGCGCATGTCGGCGCGCCAACTCGCCGGATGGGAAAAAGCCGGTTTGATCGCGCCCGGCGAGGACTATTCCTTCTTCGAACTCCTGCAATTGAAGAAACTGCGTGACCTGAGCGCCCGCAAGGTGCGCCCGGCCATGATCCGCGAGTCCCTCCAGGCCATGCAAAAGGCCGCCGCCGGCATGCAGAACCCGCTGCTGGAAGCCGGCACCTTCTCCACCCGGGGCCGCATCGCCTTCCGCCACGAAGGCATGGCGGTGGAACCGATGTCCGGACAGCTGGTCATGGATTACGACCGCCGCGCCGTGGTGTCGGCCAAGGTCAAGAGCATGCGCTCGGCGGAGACCGGGGCGGAGTGGTTCGCCAAGGGTATCTCGCTGGAAGACGACCCGGCCTCGCAACAGGAGGCCATCGAGGCCTACGAACGGGCTATCGAGCTCGATCCCGTCCACGCCGCCGCCCACATCAACCTGGGCACGCTGTACTACAACCGCCAGAACTACACCCAGGCGGAGGAGCACTATCGTAAGGCGGTGGAGGCCGATCCCAAGTACGCCCTGGCCTATTTCGACTTGGGGAACGTGCTGGACGAGACCGGGCGGCTGCAGGAAGCCATCCGCTCCTACAAGCAAGCACTGCTGCTGGCTCCCACCTACGCCGACGCGCACTACAACCTGGCCCTGGCTTACGAGAAGCTGAAACAGCCGCGCCATGCCCTGCCCCATTGGCGCGCCTACGTGAAGCTCGACACCTCCGGCCCTTGGGCGGTGCATGCCCGCAACCAGATCCACCGCATCCTGGAAGACGATTCCCTGCGCGTGGTCTATCGCCGCAAGTAGTTCCGGGTCCCTCGTCGCAAATCACAATTCCGAAGTGTAAAATTGTGGGTTTGGCATTCTTATCCGTGAGGTCTTCATATGGCTGAAACCACTTTGCAAAAGGAAACGGCGCCCGCCCCGCTGGTCGCGCTCACCGAGGACGAAGTCCTGTTCCGGGACAACGTGCGGCAATTCGCCGACGAGAAGATCCGTCCCCTTTCCCGTGAGATGGACGAGAAAGGCGTCTTCGATCACGGGTTGCTCGAGCAGTTCTTCCAGCTCGGGCTGATGGGCATCGAGATCCCCGAGCAATTCGGCGGGGGCGGCGGCAAGTTCTTCGAGGCCATCCTCGCCGTAGAGGAGCTCTCGCGGGTGGACGCCTCCGCCGGCGTGGTCGTGGACGTGCAGAACACGCTGGTCAACAACGCCCTGCTGCGCTGGGCCACCGACGAGCAGAAGAAGCGCTACCTG
Proteins encoded in this window:
- a CDS encoding tetratricopeptide repeat protein, coding for MSARQLAGWEKAGLIAPGEDYSFFELLQLKKLRDLSARKVRPAMIRESLQAMQKAAAGMQNPLLEAGTFSTRGRIAFRHEGMAVEPMSGQLVMDYDRRAVVSAKVKSMRSAETGAEWFAKGISLEDDPASQQEAIEAYERAIELDPVHAAAHINLGTLYYNRQNYTQAEEHYRKAVEADPKYALAYFDLGNVLDETGRLQEAIRSYKQALLLAPTYADAHYNLALAYEKLKQPRHALPHWRAYVKLDTSGPWAVHARNQIHRILEDDSLRVVYRRK